The following proteins are encoded in a genomic region of Gimesia algae:
- a CDS encoding Gfo/Idh/MocA family protein, with protein MSTSRKITRRNFIQGVAFAGAASVFSPSAHRAFGYQSPNDRPVFATIGLRNQGWAITSKSFKFADFAALADVDANVLGANVEKTEKKQGKKPDAYKDYRKVLDRKDIDAVMIATPDHWHTKIAVEAMYAGKDVYCEKPLTLTIDEGKLIEKVVKDTGRVFQVGTMQRSESGQRFLQAIALIRDGRIGTVKKVTCGINGMEGSPVIPVASVPEGLDYEFWLGPAPKVDYRALPEMREGYGGGVPLYSNCHYSFRNWHEYSGGKLTDWGAHHVDIACWALGASDTGPSKISPLEYKLPVEYKDGFPAVNDQYNAATEFKIKVDMPNDVEMIITSDGDNGILFEGTEGRFFVNRGKIVGAPVEALKDNPLPEDAIEKVYGGKVSANHTANFIESMNSRKQPISDVWSHNRMLEICHLSNISMRLGRDLNWNPVKREIIDDAQANAFLSRENRKGYEIKM; from the coding sequence ATGTCAACATCTCGAAAAATTACGCGCCGCAATTTTATCCAGGGAGTCGCCTTCGCAGGGGCTGCCAGTGTTTTCAGCCCTTCGGCACATCGAGCATTCGGATATCAGTCGCCTAATGACCGCCCGGTCTTTGCCACGATCGGACTGCGAAACCAGGGGTGGGCAATTACTTCGAAGTCATTTAAGTTCGCAGATTTTGCAGCACTTGCTGATGTGGACGCGAATGTGCTTGGTGCGAATGTCGAAAAAACGGAAAAGAAACAGGGCAAGAAGCCAGACGCTTACAAGGACTATCGGAAAGTCCTGGATCGAAAAGATATTGATGCGGTCATGATCGCCACGCCCGACCATTGGCATACAAAAATAGCAGTCGAAGCAATGTACGCTGGCAAAGACGTCTATTGTGAAAAACCTTTGACTTTGACGATTGACGAAGGCAAGTTAATTGAAAAAGTCGTGAAAGACACGGGCCGCGTCTTCCAGGTGGGTACCATGCAGCGGTCAGAATCAGGACAGCGATTCCTGCAGGCGATCGCGTTGATCCGCGATGGTCGCATCGGCACAGTGAAAAAAGTGACATGTGGCATTAATGGAATGGAAGGGTCGCCCGTTATCCCCGTGGCTTCTGTCCCAGAAGGACTGGACTATGAATTCTGGCTGGGACCGGCTCCAAAGGTGGATTACCGCGCACTCCCTGAAATGCGCGAAGGGTACGGCGGAGGCGTTCCGCTTTACAGCAACTGTCACTACTCCTTCCGAAACTGGCATGAGTATTCTGGTGGAAAATTGACTGACTGGGGCGCACATCATGTCGATATCGCCTGCTGGGCACTCGGTGCCAGCGATACAGGTCCCAGCAAAATATCACCGCTTGAATACAAATTACCCGTCGAATATAAGGATGGCTTCCCAGCAGTCAACGATCAGTACAATGCCGCCACGGAATTCAAAATCAAAGTCGATATGCCCAATGACGTGGAAATGATTATCACCAGTGATGGTGACAACGGCATTCTCTTCGAAGGCACAGAAGGCCGGTTCTTCGTCAACCGTGGCAAGATCGTCGGGGCACCTGTGGAAGCGTTGAAAGACAATCCACTGCCGGAAGACGCGATCGAAAAAGTTTATGGTGGTAAGGTCAGTGCGAACCACACCGCTAACTTCATCGAGAGCATGAACTCACGCAAGCAGCCGATCTCCGATGTATGGTCGCACAACCGCATGCTGGAGATCTGCCACCTCTCCAATATCTCCATGCGTTTAGGACGCGATCTCAACTGGAACCCTGTGAAACGGGAAATTATCGATGACGCTCAGGCAAACGCATTTCTCTCGCGTGAAAACCGCAAGGGTTACGAGATTAAGATGTAA
- a CDS encoding efflux RND transporter periplasmic adaptor subunit: MLSFCVGLIGCNQQNSAPAPKTLPAVTVAKPVTKQIVEWDAYTGRLEAIDFVEIRARVSGYLKTTHFDEGQIVDKGDLLFIIDPRPYQAELNGARASLSQANSQLIQAKAQLEEAKAQYQQSEAQLVLSTAQLNRARSLKSKNVTTQDELDQQEAAYLQAKADHEASQAGISSAKATIETAKAVIEAAKAKIETAQLNLDYTRIYAPVAGRISRKNVSEGNLINGGTANSSLLTTITSVKPIYCNFDANEQDVLKYIRSAQAGKRASSREAKNPVFLGLIDETGFPHKGHMDFVDNRFDPDTASMRARCVFPNKDQVLIPGMFARIRIPGSAAYDAVLIPDSAVGTDQSVQYVYLVVNDVVQRRTVKLGPIVDGLRVVREGLTGGESLIIEGLLQVRPETRVQSQAGVIEVIEDGLPDDYEPLPPEQWISPAPAPTPHPAAGTAKVTSIIDSRGAVQ; encoded by the coding sequence ATGCTCAGTTTTTGTGTCGGTCTGATTGGTTGTAACCAGCAGAATTCCGCCCCTGCACCAAAAACGTTACCGGCTGTCACTGTTGCAAAACCAGTCACTAAGCAGATTGTGGAGTGGGATGCCTACACGGGGAGACTCGAAGCGATTGATTTTGTTGAGATCCGGGCACGAGTCAGCGGATATTTGAAAACGACACATTTTGATGAAGGACAAATCGTCGACAAAGGCGACCTGCTTTTCATTATCGACCCGCGCCCCTATCAGGCTGAACTCAACGGAGCTCGTGCCTCACTGAGTCAGGCGAATTCTCAATTGATTCAGGCTAAGGCGCAGCTGGAAGAAGCAAAAGCACAATATCAACAATCAGAAGCGCAACTGGTATTGTCGACCGCACAGTTGAATCGGGCGCGCTCTCTAAAATCGAAAAATGTAACGACGCAGGATGAGCTGGATCAACAGGAAGCGGCCTATCTGCAGGCGAAAGCCGACCACGAAGCCAGCCAGGCCGGAATCAGTTCTGCGAAAGCGACCATCGAAACGGCAAAGGCGGTGATTGAAGCAGCAAAAGCCAAAATCGAAACGGCGCAACTGAACCTGGATTACACGCGAATTTATGCCCCGGTTGCCGGTCGCATCAGTCGTAAAAATGTCTCTGAAGGAAACCTGATCAATGGCGGCACTGCGAATTCGAGTCTGCTGACTACGATTACCTCAGTGAAACCCATCTATTGTAATTTCGACGCCAACGAACAGGATGTATTGAAATACATTCGATCGGCCCAGGCCGGGAAGCGGGCCAGTTCGCGCGAAGCCAAAAACCCTGTCTTCCTGGGTCTGATTGATGAAACAGGCTTTCCTCACAAGGGACATATGGACTTCGTTGACAACCGGTTTGACCCCGACACTGCCAGTATGCGGGCGCGGTGTGTCTTTCCTAATAAAGACCAGGTACTGATTCCGGGGATGTTTGCACGCATCCGTATTCCCGGCAGCGCCGCTTATGATGCGGTTCTGATCCCTGATTCCGCAGTCGGCACTGACCAGTCAGTACAGTACGTCTATCTTGTCGTCAATGATGTCGTCCAGCGTCGTACGGTAAAACTCGGACCGATTGTGGATGGACTGCGTGTGGTACGCGAGGGATTAACCGGCGGCGAATCGCTCATCATCGAAGGTCTGCTGCAGGTGCGACCGGAAACCAGAGTACAATCCCAGGCAGGAGTGATCGAGGTCATCGAAGACGGTTTACCTGACGATTATGAACCGCTGCCTCCCGAGCAATGGATCTCACCCGCCCCCGCACCCACTCCGCACCCTGCTGCGGGGACAGCCAAAGTGACTTCGATTATTGATTCACGAGGTGCTGTCCAGTGA
- a CDS encoding efflux RND transporter permease subunit → MKFPHFFIERPIFASVLSFMIVLIGAIAYTALPASQYPKVAPPTIVVRASYPGATPQVIADTVATPIEQEMNGVDNMLYMESSSSSDGTMQLTVTFKLGTDLDDAQVMVQNRVAVAESRLPEAVRQIGVTTRKQIPDMLMVVHLNSPDNSRDQLYISNFAFLRIRDSLMRLDGVGDIRVAGGNEYSMRIWLDIEKMTHVGLTVGDVVQQVRQQNVQVAAGVIGQPPIDDSGAFQLNVTTQGRLQEVEEFGQIVVKRGDDGRVTRLSDVARIELGAQDYSRISYLDGKPAVAILIYQRPGTNAVAAADEVKQTMAGLKKDFPDGVGYEIAYNPTDYVEESIAEVFETLYITTILVVLTVFLFLHGWRPTIIPVIAIPISLIGTFAAMQLFGVTLNTLSLFGLVLAIGIVVDDAIVVVENVERLIADGLSPREATHKAMDEVSSALIATTLVLIAVFVPTMFVPSLSGRFYQQFALTIAISTAFSTFVSLTLSPALCALLLKPKDAERNKMGRLVDLLFGWFFRLFNRFFDFTGNIYAGIISRIIRVSSVSLIIYGGLLVATWYSFGMVPSGFIPAQDQGYIIVSIRLPDGASLARTDIVTQRVAAIGSKIDGVAHSVGIAGLSGSTFTISSNAAVSFLPLEDAKERAARGRGINEIIADLRREVASVNEAQIFIIAPPPVRGIGRGGGFKMYVQDQGGAGVTALNQVAEQMVTEANQQPGLVQIFSNFRVSVPQIYAEVDRTKAQMLDIPISNVFEALEVYLGSVYVNDFNFLGRTYRVTAQAEPEFRDEQDDILRLRTRSARGTSIPLGAVVELKRTSGPDRIVRFNLFPAADINGQTAPGYSTGQSLATMEQLADENLPPGFGYAWTEIAYQEKQAGNTILFLFPLAVLFVFLTLAAQYESWLLPLAIILIVPLCLLFAIIGIWFRGMDNNILTQIGFIVLVGLACKNAILIVEFAKAEEDAGKDRFQAAVDACRLRLRPILMTAFSFILGVIPLLIATGAGFEMRRVLGTAVFSGMLGVTLFGLFLTPVFYVVLRRFARKPTTQQPAKLTTTGTGNA, encoded by the coding sequence GTGAAATTTCCGCACTTCTTCATTGAGCGTCCGATCTTTGCGTCTGTATTATCATTCATGATTGTTCTGATCGGAGCAATCGCTTATACCGCGTTACCGGCGTCCCAGTATCCCAAAGTGGCACCTCCTACCATCGTCGTTCGCGCCAGTTATCCCGGCGCAACTCCCCAGGTCATTGCTGATACCGTTGCCACTCCCATCGAACAGGAAATGAATGGCGTCGACAACATGCTGTACATGGAGTCGTCATCGAGCAGTGATGGCACCATGCAGCTAACGGTCACTTTCAAACTGGGCACAGATCTGGATGATGCTCAGGTGATGGTACAGAACCGTGTTGCGGTAGCCGAATCACGCCTGCCAGAAGCGGTGCGTCAGATTGGTGTAACAACCCGTAAGCAGATTCCCGACATGCTGATGGTGGTGCATTTGAATTCGCCAGATAACAGTCGAGACCAACTCTATATCAGTAACTTCGCCTTTCTGCGGATTCGTGATTCTCTGATGCGACTGGATGGTGTCGGCGACATCCGTGTGGCTGGTGGTAATGAGTATTCGATGCGGATCTGGCTGGATATCGAGAAGATGACGCACGTCGGCCTGACGGTAGGCGATGTGGTACAACAGGTCCGTCAGCAGAACGTACAGGTAGCCGCCGGCGTAATCGGTCAGCCCCCTATCGATGACAGCGGCGCGTTTCAATTGAATGTGACCACACAGGGACGACTGCAGGAAGTCGAAGAATTCGGGCAGATTGTCGTCAAGCGAGGCGACGATGGCCGTGTCACACGTTTGAGTGATGTGGCACGTATTGAACTCGGTGCCCAGGACTATTCGCGCATCAGCTACCTGGACGGCAAACCGGCCGTCGCCATCCTGATCTATCAAAGACCGGGAACGAACGCCGTTGCTGCTGCTGATGAGGTCAAACAGACAATGGCCGGGTTAAAAAAAGACTTTCCAGATGGGGTGGGCTATGAAATTGCCTACAACCCTACCGATTATGTAGAAGAATCAATCGCAGAGGTCTTCGAAACGTTATACATTACGACCATTCTGGTAGTACTAACCGTCTTCCTGTTTCTGCACGGCTGGCGTCCCACAATTATTCCCGTGATTGCGATTCCCATTTCGCTGATCGGCACGTTCGCTGCCATGCAGTTGTTTGGCGTGACACTGAATACACTATCATTGTTTGGTCTCGTGCTTGCCATTGGGATTGTCGTCGATGACGCCATCGTGGTAGTCGAAAATGTGGAGCGGTTGATTGCCGATGGTCTTTCTCCGCGCGAAGCAACTCATAAAGCGATGGATGAAGTCAGTTCAGCTCTCATCGCCACTACCCTGGTATTAATCGCGGTTTTTGTTCCCACCATGTTTGTTCCCAGCCTCAGCGGTCGCTTCTATCAGCAATTCGCACTCACCATCGCGATTTCCACAGCATTCTCAACATTTGTCTCACTGACACTGAGCCCTGCCCTCTGTGCATTGTTGCTCAAACCAAAAGACGCCGAGCGAAACAAAATGGGAAGACTGGTCGACTTACTGTTTGGCTGGTTTTTTCGACTGTTCAATCGATTTTTCGACTTCACCGGTAACATTTATGCCGGCATCATTTCGCGTATCATTCGAGTCTCCAGTGTTTCTCTGATTATTTACGGGGGACTGCTGGTTGCCACCTGGTACAGCTTCGGGATGGTTCCATCCGGATTTATTCCCGCACAGGATCAGGGTTATATTATTGTCAGTATCCGGTTACCTGATGGCGCGTCGCTCGCGCGTACGGATATTGTCACCCAGCGCGTCGCCGCCATTGGCAGCAAGATTGACGGTGTTGCGCACTCCGTCGGAATTGCCGGTCTGTCCGGTTCCACCTTCACGATCAGCTCCAACGCCGCTGTTTCCTTTCTTCCGCTGGAAGATGCCAAGGAGCGGGCGGCAAGGGGACGGGGAATTAATGAGATCATCGCCGACCTGCGTCGTGAAGTGGCATCAGTCAATGAGGCTCAGATTTTTATTATTGCTCCACCTCCTGTCCGTGGAATCGGACGAGGTGGCGGATTCAAAATGTATGTGCAGGACCAGGGGGGAGCCGGTGTGACCGCGTTGAACCAGGTAGCCGAACAAATGGTAACGGAAGCCAATCAGCAACCGGGACTCGTGCAGATTTTCTCAAACTTCCGGGTGAGTGTTCCCCAGATTTATGCTGAAGTGGACCGCACGAAAGCCCAGATGCTCGATATCCCGATCAGCAATGTGTTTGAAGCTCTGGAGGTCTATCTCGGTTCGGTCTATGTGAATGATTTTAACTTTCTCGGACGAACATACCGCGTGACAGCGCAGGCAGAACCGGAGTTCCGTGACGAGCAGGATGACATTCTGCGTTTGCGAACTCGCAGCGCCCGCGGGACAAGTATTCCCCTGGGGGCAGTGGTGGAATTGAAACGTACGTCCGGACCGGACCGTATCGTCCGCTTTAATCTGTTTCCTGCTGCGGACATTAATGGTCAAACAGCTCCGGGTTACAGTACAGGTCAATCACTGGCAACGATGGAACAGCTTGCCGATGAGAACCTGCCACCAGGATTTGGATATGCCTGGACAGAAATCGCTTACCAGGAAAAGCAGGCAGGCAATACGATTCTGTTTCTCTTCCCGCTGGCCGTCCTGTTCGTGTTTCTGACTCTGGCTGCACAGTACGAAAGCTGGCTGCTGCCCCTGGCGATTATTTTGATTGTCCCTCTCTGCCTGCTGTTTGCGATCATTGGTATCTGGTTCCGAGGCATGGATAATAATATTCTGACGCAGATTGGTTTCATCGTATTGGTGGGACTGGCTTGTAAGAATGCGATTCTGATTGTCGAATTCGCAAAGGCGGAAGAAGATGCCGGCAAGGACCGTTTCCAGGCTGCCGTCGATGCCTGCCGGTTGAGATTACGCCCGATTTTAATGACGGCGTTCTCCTTCATTCTGGGTGTGATTCCACTACTGATCGCCACCGGTGCCGGGTTTGAAATGCGGCGTGTGCTCGGAACGGCGGTCTTCAGTGGTATGCTGGGTGTGACTCTGTTCGGCTTGTTTCTCACCCCGGTTTTCTACGTCGTACTGCGACGATTCGCACGAAAACCGACCACGCAGCAACCGGCAAAACTAACCACCACGGGAACGGGCAATGCATAA
- the tal gene encoding transaldolase, translating to MSATQQLHNLGQSLWLDNITRDLLTSGTLQRYIDELSVTGLTSNPTIFHQAIKNSQSYDSSIQEKFKNSKEGEELFFEVAIEDITQAADLFRPVWDRTDGVDGWVSLEVSPLLAYDTESTLAAAKDLHARVGRPNVLIKIPGTKEGLPAIEEATFAGIPVNVTLLFSSEHYVAAAEAYLRGVERRIEAGLNPAVGSVASLFISRWDRAIVDDVPETLHNRLGIAIGQKAYKAYLDLISSPRWQRALNFGARPQRLLWASTGSKDPNASDVLYITSLASPFTVNTMPEQTLQAFDDHGEVGDTLCVEGGDSEALLDEFTQASVDNQALAARLQKEGAESFVKSWNELMEVITTKSESLVQAD from the coding sequence ATGTCAGCCACTCAACAACTCCACAACCTGGGACAAAGTCTCTGGCTGGATAACATCACGCGTGACCTGCTCACCAGCGGAACTCTGCAGCGTTATATCGATGAACTTTCAGTAACCGGACTCACTTCCAATCCGACAATCTTTCATCAGGCGATCAAAAACAGTCAATCTTACGACAGTTCAATTCAGGAAAAGTTTAAGAACAGCAAGGAAGGCGAGGAACTGTTCTTTGAGGTGGCGATCGAAGACATCACCCAGGCCGCCGATCTGTTCCGGCCGGTCTGGGACCGTACCGATGGTGTGGATGGCTGGGTTTCTCTGGAAGTCTCTCCCCTGCTCGCTTATGACACGGAAAGTACTTTGGCAGCAGCCAAAGATCTGCATGCCCGTGTCGGTCGTCCCAATGTTCTGATTAAAATTCCCGGCACGAAAGAGGGACTTCCCGCGATTGAAGAAGCCACGTTCGCCGGGATTCCCGTGAACGTGACACTGTTGTTTTCCAGTGAGCATTACGTCGCTGCTGCGGAAGCCTATCTGCGTGGTGTCGAACGACGCATTGAAGCGGGGCTCAATCCCGCCGTCGGTTCGGTTGCTTCGCTGTTTATCAGTCGCTGGGACCGTGCCATCGTAGACGACGTACCGGAAACGCTCCACAACCGCCTGGGGATTGCCATCGGACAGAAAGCTTACAAAGCATATCTGGATCTGATCAGCTCACCCCGCTGGCAGCGTGCTTTGAACTTTGGCGCTCGACCACAGCGTCTGCTCTGGGCCAGCACTGGTTCGAAAGATCCCAATGCGTCCGACGTATTATATATTACCTCCCTCGCGTCTCCCTTTACCGTCAACACCATGCCGGAACAGACCCTGCAGGCCTTTGATGATCATGGTGAAGTCGGAGACACACTGTGCGTAGAGGGAGGTGACAGTGAAGCCTTACTCGACGAATTCACACAGGCGAGTGTTGACAATCAGGCGTTAGCCGCCCGGCTCCAGAAAGAGGGAGCTGAGTCTTTCGTCAAATCCTGGAATGAACTGATGGAAGTCATTACAACCAAAAGTGAATCACTCGTTCAGGCAGACTGA
- a CDS encoding carboxypeptidase regulatory-like domain-containing protein, with amino-acid sequence MKIDARIRVVVLLACGMFLFDGCSSGPDDVPETGTVTGTVTLDGAPLEEALVQFQPESGRISSGTTDAEGKYELDYTGILKGAKIGTHKVSITTFKAPEENLETKEAQKQIPKEKVPAQYNQDTTLTAEVNAGENTIDFDLQSK; translated from the coding sequence ATGAAAATTGATGCTCGGATTCGCGTTGTTGTATTACTGGCATGCGGTATGTTTTTGTTTGATGGTTGCAGCTCCGGACCCGATGATGTCCCGGAAACAGGCACTGTTACCGGAACAGTTACCCTGGATGGCGCTCCGCTCGAAGAAGCTTTGGTTCAATTCCAGCCGGAAAGCGGGCGGATCTCATCAGGTACTACAGATGCTGAAGGAAAATATGAGTTGGATTACACGGGGATACTCAAAGGAGCCAAAATCGGAACACATAAGGTGAGCATCACCACGTTCAAGGCTCCTGAAGAAAATCTGGAAACGAAGGAAGCACAAAAACAGATTCCCAAAGAGAAAGTCCCCGCCCAATACAATCAGGACACCACGCTGACGGCCGAAGTTAACGCCGGTGAAAATACAATCGATTTCGATTTACAGTCAAAATAA
- a CDS encoding glycosyltransferase family 39 protein: MKRKDNSKPGKGWWQGAGIYCLALCVRLFYLVSYLNSPLSGHYRTDHQFYRDWGLDLSQETADATAAFTQGPLYAYFLGFWYWLFDSPEALILTLQACVGSGTCLLIYASARRLFSQRVALIAGILTAGFGPLVFYDVMLMKTFLSPFFTALILYACLRFREQQHLLWLWLAGISIGLAVLVRENHILLMFPVLLFLWQSSDADRVMKKVRYQSVLVLICACAVVLIPVAIRNTLVTGEFIAVTTGGGEVFYMAQGPDANGYYSPPPFIRTHPLFEHEDFRLEARQRTGQPTLSPAACSRYWFWQGMKYAAANPLRTLKLTITKLQILLNDYEVPDSAYFQTTREFIAPLAYLPTFGLFSGLGCLGLIVSFPRRKQLLLPIGLLLAHIISILLIYNFGRFRAGLLPLWLLFAAVGIDWLWAAWSRPVVVRWPRLAAVPFVILTTLLCMLPQSGRIQAGYPEDEAAFYQFLQSRQRILQQVNRLKKQVGSDDTGQAIQLASALMQLERFHEARDLLLPLAEKYPDNLQIQRFLGSILTQTREWQAAIKHLEQAHKLDPDDAEICNNLGSAYEKAAETSQQENTVDLFETAAQFWQKALRLDPRNSFARYNLARNKIRLEQHSEALADLNQLLEEHPEFELAEQGLEPLVMSPDSNLTAEEFQAAARSLEQLARFYEQTGRKPFQKHALQLAEIARRRSGMQN; this comes from the coding sequence TTGAAGCGCAAAGACAATTCGAAGCCAGGGAAAGGCTGGTGGCAGGGAGCAGGCATTTACTGTCTGGCGCTCTGCGTACGTTTGTTTTATCTGGTGTCGTATCTCAATTCTCCCCTGTCAGGGCATTATCGTACAGATCACCAGTTCTATCGTGACTGGGGACTGGATCTCTCCCAGGAGACGGCAGATGCAACCGCAGCGTTTACACAGGGCCCGTTATATGCGTATTTTCTTGGCTTCTGGTACTGGCTGTTTGACAGTCCGGAGGCGCTGATTCTGACCCTGCAGGCTTGCGTGGGTAGTGGAACCTGCCTGTTAATCTACGCCTCTGCCCGGAGGCTGTTTAGTCAAAGAGTGGCTCTCATCGCAGGCATCCTGACAGCCGGATTCGGGCCGCTCGTCTTTTATGATGTCATGCTGATGAAAACGTTCCTCAGCCCGTTTTTTACGGCGTTGATACTTTATGCGTGCCTGCGTTTCCGGGAACAGCAGCATCTGCTCTGGTTGTGGCTGGCAGGTATATCGATCGGATTAGCAGTTCTGGTTCGTGAAAACCATATCCTGCTGATGTTCCCGGTGTTGCTGTTTCTCTGGCAGAGTTCAGACGCCGATCGAGTAATGAAGAAGGTTCGATATCAATCAGTTCTCGTCTTAATTTGTGCGTGCGCGGTGGTGCTGATTCCTGTTGCAATTCGAAATACCCTGGTAACGGGAGAATTTATTGCGGTGACGACGGGCGGTGGTGAAGTGTTTTATATGGCTCAGGGGCCGGATGCGAACGGCTATTATTCACCGCCTCCATTCATTCGCACACATCCGCTGTTTGAACATGAAGACTTTCGCTTAGAGGCCCGCCAGCGAACAGGACAACCCACGTTGTCACCAGCGGCGTGTTCGCGATACTGGTTCTGGCAGGGCATGAAATACGCGGCCGCCAATCCTCTGCGAACTTTGAAGCTGACAATCACAAAATTACAGATTCTGCTGAATGACTACGAAGTGCCAGACAGTGCCTATTTTCAGACGACTCGAGAATTTATTGCGCCGCTGGCGTATCTTCCCACCTTTGGGCTGTTCAGCGGGCTGGGATGTCTGGGCCTGATCGTCTCTTTCCCCCGGCGCAAGCAGTTGCTCCTGCCGATCGGGTTACTGCTGGCGCATATCATTTCGATCTTACTCATTTATAATTTTGGACGGTTTCGCGCGGGACTGCTTCCGCTTTGGCTGCTGTTTGCTGCTGTGGGGATTGACTGGCTTTGGGCTGCCTGGTCCAGACCGGTTGTAGTTCGCTGGCCCAGATTGGCTGCAGTGCCGTTTGTGATCTTGACGACTTTACTCTGCATGCTGCCGCAATCGGGCAGAATACAGGCTGGTTATCCGGAAGACGAAGCCGCCTTTTACCAGTTTCTACAGTCACGCCAGCGGATACTGCAACAGGTGAACCGACTGAAAAAACAGGTCGGATCGGATGATACTGGTCAAGCGATTCAACTGGCGTCTGCCCTGATGCAGCTGGAACGTTTTCACGAAGCACGCGATCTGTTGCTGCCTCTTGCCGAGAAATATCCCGATAATCTGCAGATTCAACGCTTCCTCGGCAGTATCTTAACGCAGACCCGGGAGTGGCAGGCGGCAATAAAACATCTGGAACAGGCTCACAAACTGGATCCGGATGACGCAGAAATCTGTAATAATCTGGGGAGTGCGTATGAGAAAGCCGCTGAAACGTCTCAGCAGGAAAACACAGTAGATCTGTTTGAAACAGCGGCCCAATTCTGGCAGAAAGCCCTCCGCCTCGATCCACGGAATTCTTTTGCGCGATACAATCTCGCCCGAAATAAAATTCGACTGGAACAGCATTCCGAGGCACTGGCAGATTTGAATCAACTGTTGGAAGAGCACCCCGAGTTTGAACTGGCAGAACAAGGTCTGGAGCCTCTGGTGATGTCACCAGATTCAAATCTGACTGCAGAAGAGTTTCAGGCTGCTGCCCGGAGTCTGGAACAACTGGCCCGGTTCTATGAACAGACCGGGCGCAAGCCATTCCAGAAGCACGCATTACAACTGGCTGAAATCGCGAGGCGGCGCAGTGGAATGCAGAACTAA
- a CDS encoding DUF1559 domain-containing protein, giving the protein MTLRRRAFTLIELLVVIAIIAILIALLLPAVQQAREAARRSSCKNNFKQIGLALHNYHDTQRVFPPGYCRAGTGDYNNFIGWGTFILPYIDQANLYNQIQTNGGFDKKWNTLTAITSGPAKTILPAFICPSDPMGGTNSDISGGYGKSNYLTVGSKYPASAPIIAFGRNSDVRIRDLTDGVSNTMLGGERTTQGANIGGVWIGSSGASAGYQIHGAPQFLRESDPSLYLMSTQINGTTNAQYGFSSSHVGGAHFLLGDGRVIFLSENIDKTTYDHLASINDGNVLGEF; this is encoded by the coding sequence ATGACTCTACGAAGAAGGGCGTTCACATTAATTGAACTTCTCGTTGTGATCGCCATTATTGCCATTTTAATTGCTTTATTATTGCCTGCCGTGCAACAGGCGCGTGAAGCTGCCCGTAGAAGTAGTTGTAAAAACAACTTCAAACAGATTGGTTTAGCGCTTCATAATTACCACGATACGCAGCGGGTTTTCCCTCCCGGTTACTGCCGCGCCGGAACTGGCGACTACAACAATTTCATTGGCTGGGGTACCTTCATTCTTCCTTATATCGATCAGGCGAATCTGTATAATCAGATTCAGACCAATGGAGGGTTTGACAAAAAGTGGAATACACTGACTGCCATTACAAGTGGTCCCGCGAAAACGATTCTGCCTGCATTTATCTGCCCTTCCGATCCGATGGGGGGAACCAACTCAGATATTTCCGGTGGTTATGGTAAGTCTAATTACCTGACCGTGGGTTCGAAGTATCCTGCTTCTGCTCCGATTATTGCCTTTGGTCGTAACAGTGATGTCCGCATCCGCGATCTAACCGACGGCGTAAGTAACACCATGTTGGGAGGCGAACGGACCACCCAGGGTGCGAATATTGGCGGTGTCTGGATTGGTTCATCAGGAGCCAGTGCTGGCTATCAAATCCACGGTGCGCCTCAGTTCCTGCGGGAGTCCGATCCTTCGCTGTATCTGATGTCGACTCAGATTAATGGAACGACGAACGCACAATATGGCTTCAGCAGTTCGCATGTCGGCGGGGCTCATTTCCTGCTGGGTGATGGCCGCGTCATTTTCCTGAGTGAGAATATCGACAAGACGACTTATGACCATCTTGCTTCCATCAATGATGGAAATGTGCTCGGCGAATTCTAA